The Rhizobium leguminosarum DNA segment GCCTTGATCCAATACGGCCCCTTCCCGATGCATCTCATTTATGCGCTGCTGTTCGCCGCCTTCACCCTGCTAGCAGCCGGCATCTGGCTGACGTACGAGACCGGCGGCACGCGGCCGGGCGCGCTCGGTTCGCTGATCCCCAGGGTCGCCATTCCCCAGCAGGTGAAACGGCCGCTGTCGCTGGTGACGCCGATCAACATCGCCAACTGGACGCTCGCCGGCTTCTATCTCTCGCTGGTCCCGTCGCTGGTCGCCAGCACCACCGGCAGCGGCGCGCCGCTGACCGGCGGGGCCGTCGTGACTGCGCTGATGGCGAGCGGAGCGATCGCCGTCTATCTCAGGCGCAGCAAGTCGCCCTCGGCCAATCTCGGTTTCGGCGTGTCGGCCAAAACGCTCGGCATTTTGACGGTGGTTGCCGGCGTGCATCTCGCCAATGTGCCGCTGCTGCTGATCGGCACGGTCTTCACCGGCGCCGGTTTCGGAACCAATTTCCTCGGCTCGATCGGCACCATCATGCCGCTCGCCAAGGCGGATGAGCGGGCCGGGCTGCTGTCGGCCTTCTATGTCCAGAGCTATCTCGCCTTCAGCCTGCCGGCGATCCTTGCCGGGTTCCTGGCGAAATCGGCCGGTTATGCGCTGACGACCGATATCTATGCGACGGCAATCCTGCTGTTGATGGGTGTCGGACTGATGGGGCTTCGCGCCGGCCGGCGAAAAGCGGCCGCCTGAGGACGCAACCGCAACCATCCATGGGGGATCCCGTCTCCCGTTTTACTGAACCGCTGGATCAGAAATCCTCCCAGCCATGGTCGGCCCGAGCTGTCACCTTTGAACCGCCGCCAATCGCGGCCGCCAACGTCTTCTTCAATGCACGATCCGGCGAGGGAACCGGGAGGGCCGCGTGCGACGATACGATTTTCGGAGCGGCGATCGGACGCGGCGCATTCGAACGCGATATAACCGAAGTCGATCCCCTATCGAGTCGAAACTGACCCAACCGTCCGGACAGGGCAGAAACCTCGATCGCAAGCGTGTGGGCGGCCGCATTCGACTCCTCGACCATCGCCGCATTCTTCTGCGTCGCTTGATCCATCTGATTGACGGCGGTGTTGATTTCCTGAAGGCCGGTCGACTGCTCGCGGGCGGACTGAACGATCGCATGGACGTTGCGGTCGATCTGCTAAAGCACGCCCGCGATCCTTCAGATCCGCGGCCGCGCTTTAAGTCTTTGTTTTTACGTATGTCTTTGCCGCAAAACCGCTGCACGGTCTGCGCGACATGCTTGACCGGCAACGGAATTATTCAACAGGGTCTGCACTTTGCGGCTTCAGATCGAGCAGCGCGCGGCCGCTGCCATCCATGGCGAAGGGCACCGAGGCGTGCTGATGGGCGACCAGCCAGCGGCCATCCCGCTTG contains these protein-coding regions:
- a CDS encoding MFS transporter codes for the protein MVAAAKSTGNAQSPSIGFHALTLATFFGASAAPTPLYRIYQQNFSLSPVLITVVFAVYAFALLAALLTAGSISDHLGRKPVIFFALVLEIVAMALFVVASGPGWLIAARIVQGIATGIAGASLGAALVDVDRAKGQIVNSIAPLCGMAVGAVGTSALIQYGPFPMHLIYALLFAAFTLLAAGIWLTYETGGTRPGALGSLIPRVAIPQQVKRPLSLVTPINIANWTLAGFYLSLVPSLVASTTGSGAPLTGGAVVTALMASGAIAVYLRRSKSPSANLGFGVSAKTLGILTVVAGVHLANVPLLLIGTVFTGAGFGTNFLGSIGTIMPLAKADERAGLLSAFYVQSYLAFSLPAILAGFLAKSAGYALTTDIYATAILLLMGVGLMGLRAGRRKAAA